A window of the Dyadobacter pollutisoli genome harbors these coding sequences:
- a CDS encoding CusA/CzcA family heavy metal efflux RND transporter has translation MLDKIIYFSIHNKLVVGIFTLALTICGVYSLTQLPIDAVPDITNNQVQVITSSPSLAAQEVERLVTFPVETSMATIPNIEEIRSISRFGLSVVTIVFKDKVDVYWARQQVSERLKSAVEQIPPGVGSPNLAPVTTGLGEIYQYVLHTKAGFEKKYPPMELRSIQDWIVRRQLLGTEGVADVSSFGGFLKQYEIAIDPFKLRSAQISVSEIFTALEQNNQNTGGAYIDKKPNAYFIRSEGLIGSLKDIEKIQVKTTSNGLPVLIRDIASVQYGSAVRYGAMTRNDEGEVVGGLVLMLKGANSSKVIGNVKERIEQIRKSLPEGVVVEPFLDRTKLVNNAIHTVSKNLIEGALIVIFVLILLLGNLRAGLVVASVIPLAMLFAVSMMYLFGVSGNLMSLGAIDFGLIVDGAVIIVEATLHHIMGKKYTHRLSQQEMDREVYESASKIRNSAAFGEIIILIVYLPILALVGIEGKMFKPMAQTVSFAILGAFILSLTYVPMVSALFLSKQNEHKANVSDKIIAFFHRLYLPALGFALRRRMVVVVSSFAIFGVSLWLFLNMGGEFIPQLDEGDFAVEMRVLTGSSLSETVDAAQKAAGLIRKNFPDEVVEVVGKIGSSEIPTDPMPVEAGDLMIILKEKSAWKKAAGREELAEKMQAVLSESIAGVTFGFQQPIQMRFNELMTGVKQDVAIKIFGEDLEVLAREANKVGKLVGAVPGAEDIYVEQVSGLPQIVVQFDRDRLATFGINIADANRAINTAFAGSSAGLVFEGEKRFDLIVRLNNASRRTLQDVSALYVTSPSGQQVPLDQIATIEMKIGANQIQREDAKRRITVAFNVRGRDVESMVKEIQSKMESQIKLPTGYYATYGGQFQNLQEASGRLSIAVPIALLLIFILLFFTFGSLRQSLLILTAIPLSAIGGILALWLRDMPFSISAGIGFIALFGVAVLNGIVLIAEFNFLRKEGETDLRKVIFQGAETRLRPVLMTALVASLGFLPMALSTSAGAEVQRPLATVVIGGLLSATLLTLLVLPVLYLIFEKRFAAKTTLNPLIGLFLILAGVVVSPNVQAQDKATVGRKISLEKAIEEGTTKNLEIKSGLYQIDYQKAMVGTAVELPKTEVSWMGGQYNSKRFDNQFNVTQAFPHPKVGAKRKALLSEQVKGVEARTEVTKAELVRQIKSIYYKLLLTAEKQDVLRQESARAERFVKAAALRLKTGESNQLEYSVAQSEQGEIQTRLIQNQGDRLNLQKQLQTLIFSTEPVEPDVDTLTKRSLAEVTADTTRIAGNPYLKYLSQQIAIDRSSTAAQRTSLLPGFSVGYFNQSLIGAQIVGNNEVFYGAGKRFQGFQFGVGIPIFNGASKARIKASELNEKVTQNQLDLAKLELGTSLQQSLQSYQTANESLNLYEEKTLVLAETIRSHATRAYEAGEIGYVEFAQAMTRAWNIRYTYLDLLDAHNQSVIEIEFLLNKQ, from the coding sequence ATGTTAGATAAAATCATATATTTTTCCATTCATAACAAACTGGTCGTCGGTATTTTCACGCTTGCGTTGACGATTTGTGGGGTCTACTCACTTACCCAGCTGCCCATTGACGCCGTTCCCGACATTACCAACAATCAGGTTCAGGTCATTACCAGCAGTCCTTCGCTGGCCGCCCAGGAGGTAGAGCGACTGGTAACTTTTCCCGTAGAAACTTCCATGGCGACCATTCCCAATATCGAGGAGATTCGTTCGATTTCCAGATTTGGGCTATCCGTGGTGACCATAGTTTTTAAAGATAAGGTGGATGTTTACTGGGCCAGACAGCAGGTATCCGAACGTCTGAAAAGTGCAGTGGAGCAGATTCCTCCCGGTGTAGGGTCGCCCAATCTGGCCCCTGTCACCACGGGCCTCGGCGAGATCTACCAATATGTACTGCACACCAAAGCGGGTTTTGAGAAAAAATATCCGCCCATGGAGCTCAGAAGCATACAGGACTGGATCGTGCGTCGCCAGTTACTGGGTACGGAAGGCGTTGCCGACGTAAGCAGCTTTGGCGGGTTTTTGAAACAGTATGAAATCGCCATTGATCCCTTCAAGCTCCGAAGCGCACAGATCTCCGTAAGCGAGATTTTTACAGCCCTGGAACAAAATAATCAGAATACAGGCGGGGCTTACATCGATAAAAAGCCCAATGCCTATTTTATCAGAAGTGAGGGGCTGATCGGCAGTTTAAAAGACATTGAAAAAATCCAGGTCAAGACTACCTCGAACGGACTGCCCGTGCTGATCCGGGACATTGCCAGCGTGCAGTATGGCAGCGCTGTTCGCTATGGGGCCATGACGCGCAATGATGAGGGTGAGGTAGTAGGAGGGCTTGTGCTGATGCTGAAAGGTGCGAACTCCTCCAAAGTGATCGGTAATGTGAAGGAGCGGATCGAGCAGATCCGTAAATCCCTGCCGGAAGGTGTCGTAGTCGAACCATTTCTGGACCGCACCAAACTGGTCAATAATGCGATCCATACCGTTTCTAAAAACCTGATCGAAGGTGCATTGATCGTCATTTTTGTGCTCATTCTTTTGCTGGGCAACCTGCGGGCCGGTCTGGTGGTGGCATCTGTTATCCCACTGGCAATGTTGTTTGCAGTGAGCATGATGTATTTGTTTGGTGTATCGGGTAATCTGATGAGTTTGGGCGCCATTGATTTTGGCCTCATTGTCGACGGCGCGGTGATCATTGTGGAAGCTACCCTGCATCATATTATGGGAAAGAAGTACACGCACCGGCTCTCTCAGCAGGAAATGGACCGGGAGGTCTACGAATCAGCATCCAAGATCAGAAATTCAGCTGCATTCGGGGAGATCATTATTCTGATCGTATACCTGCCTATTCTGGCGCTGGTCGGGATCGAAGGTAAAATGTTCAAACCTATGGCCCAGACCGTCAGTTTTGCAATACTCGGGGCGTTTATCCTTTCTTTAACTTATGTTCCAATGGTGTCAGCATTGTTTCTCAGCAAGCAAAACGAGCACAAGGCCAATGTTTCGGACAAGATCATTGCCTTTTTTCACAGGCTGTATTTACCGGCCCTGGGTTTTGCCCTTCGTCGCCGGATGGTCGTAGTAGTATCCTCCTTCGCGATCTTCGGTGTTAGTCTCTGGCTATTTCTGAATATGGGAGGCGAGTTTATCCCGCAGCTCGATGAAGGGGATTTTGCAGTTGAAATGCGCGTGTTGACTGGTAGCTCTTTATCTGAAACAGTGGACGCAGCTCAAAAAGCAGCTGGATTAATCCGGAAGAATTTCCCCGACGAGGTCGTGGAGGTGGTAGGAAAGATTGGTTCTTCGGAAATACCCACTGATCCTATGCCGGTGGAAGCGGGGGACCTGATGATCATTTTAAAAGAAAAATCAGCCTGGAAAAAAGCAGCTGGCCGAGAAGAACTGGCTGAAAAAATGCAAGCCGTTTTATCCGAGTCGATAGCGGGGGTGACATTCGGGTTTCAGCAGCCCATTCAAATGCGTTTTAACGAACTGATGACGGGCGTCAAGCAGGACGTGGCCATTAAAATTTTCGGGGAAGACTTGGAAGTACTCGCCCGGGAAGCTAATAAAGTCGGAAAGCTGGTTGGCGCAGTGCCCGGGGCGGAAGATATTTATGTGGAGCAGGTCAGCGGGCTGCCGCAAATTGTGGTTCAGTTTGACAGGGACCGTCTGGCAACATTTGGCATCAATATCGCCGATGCTAACCGGGCCATTAACACCGCGTTTGCAGGTAGCAGCGCAGGGCTGGTTTTTGAAGGCGAGAAAAGATTTGACCTGATCGTCAGGCTTAATAATGCCAGCCGCAGGACATTGCAAGATGTCAGTGCGCTGTATGTTACATCCCCGTCGGGCCAGCAGGTCCCTCTCGACCAGATCGCAACCATTGAAATGAAAATTGGCGCGAACCAGATCCAGCGTGAAGATGCAAAGCGCAGGATTACCGTGGCTTTTAATGTCCGCGGCAGGGACGTGGAAAGCATGGTAAAGGAGATCCAGAGTAAAATGGAGAGCCAGATAAAGCTCCCCACGGGTTATTATGCTACATATGGAGGACAGTTTCAGAATTTGCAGGAAGCATCCGGGCGTTTAAGCATCGCAGTACCCATCGCGCTTCTGCTGATCTTTATACTGTTATTCTTCACTTTTGGCTCGCTCCGACAAAGTCTTTTGATTTTAACGGCCATACCGTTATCGGCCATCGGGGGAATTCTCGCGTTGTGGCTTCGGGATATGCCATTCAGTATTTCTGCAGGTATCGGATTCATCGCCCTTTTTGGCGTGGCCGTCCTGAACGGGATCGTGCTGATAGCAGAGTTTAACTTTCTGCGCAAAGAAGGCGAGACAGATTTAAGGAAAGTTATTTTTCAGGGGGCCGAGACCCGGCTGCGGCCTGTACTGATGACGGCCCTGGTCGCTTCGCTGGGCTTTTTGCCAATGGCGCTTTCTACCAGTGCAGGTGCAGAAGTGCAAAGGCCACTTGCTACGGTAGTCATTGGAGGTTTGCTGTCGGCAACACTGCTGACACTACTTGTCTTGCCGGTTTTATATCTGATTTTTGAAAAGCGTTTTGCCGCCAAAACTACATTGAACCCATTGATTGGACTCTTTCTCATTTTGGCTGGCGTGGTGGTCTCTCCAAATGTGCAGGCGCAGGATAAAGCAACGGTCGGCCGTAAAATATCCCTGGAAAAGGCCATTGAAGAGGGGACCACAAAGAATCTGGAAATAAAATCGGGGCTATATCAGATCGATTATCAAAAAGCAATGGTCGGAACCGCTGTGGAGCTCCCCAAAACGGAAGTGTCGTGGATGGGTGGACAGTACAACAGCAAACGGTTCGATAACCAGTTTAATGTGACGCAGGCCTTTCCGCATCCCAAAGTAGGGGCGAAGCGTAAAGCGTTGCTGTCCGAACAGGTGAAGGGAGTGGAGGCCAGGACTGAGGTGACAAAGGCGGAGCTGGTCAGGCAAATCAAAAGCATTTATTATAAGCTTTTGCTGACAGCAGAAAAGCAAGATGTGCTAAGGCAGGAAAGTGCCCGGGCTGAGCGTTTTGTCAAAGCCGCAGCATTGAGATTGAAAACCGGCGAGTCCAACCAGCTGGAATATTCGGTAGCACAAAGCGAACAGGGCGAAATACAGACCCGGCTCATTCAGAACCAAGGCGACCGGCTCAATTTACAAAAGCAATTGCAGACATTGATTTTCAGTACTGAACCGGTCGAGCCCGATGTGGATACCCTGACCAAACGCAGCCTGGCAGAAGTTACGGCAGATACCACCAGGATCGCCGGTAACCCCTATTTGAAATACCTGAGCCAGCAAATCGCCATTGACCGGAGTTCAACAGCGGCTCAACGTACCAGCCTTTTGCCGGGTTTTAGTGTTGGTTATTTCAATCAGTCGCTGATTGGCGCCCAAATCGTAGGTAACAATGAAGTTTTCTACGGGGCAGGGAAACGTTTTCAGGGTTTTCAGTTCGGAGTAGGGATACCCATTTTCAATGGTGCCAGCAAAGCGCGCATCAAAGCATCTGAACTCAATGAAAAAGTCACTCAAAACCAACTGGACCTGGCCAAATTAGAGCTAGGGACTTCCCTGCAACAGTCTCTGCAGTCCTATCAAACTGCCAACGAGAGCCTGAACCTGTACGAAGAGAAAACATTGGTGTTGGCTGAAACTATCCGGTCTCATGCTACTCGGGCATATGAGGCGGGTGAGATCGGGTACGTGGAATTCGCTCAGGCAATGACCCGTGCATGGAACATCAGATACACCTATCTGGACCTACTGGATGCACACAACCAGTCGGTCATTGAAATCGAGTTCTTGCTCAACAAGCAATGA
- a CDS encoding efflux RND transporter periplasmic adaptor subunit, producing MRNILVALLILAGLSSCNQKEGKPETGGSAPQEKEQESNTVALTRPQYETAGIEIGMITTRNLSDVVLANGSIDIPPQNLVSISAPMGGFVRKTELLQGMKVKRGQILATIENPDFIQIQQDYLETESKLEYAQQDFVRQNELSKGNVNAQKVLQQASSEVKIQKARLAGLRERLKTAGIDLNAVENGTIVNSAAIVAPISGSVTTVNVNLGKYVNPTDVMFEIVDTDHLHVELSVFEQDIPKIRLGQLVRFTVSNNPGKEQLAEVYLINQKINEDRTVRVHCHLTKDDPGLLPQNFVKAIIETGANPVPALPDQAIVDFEEKSYIFVQQSGAEKNEQAGLLFSMLEVSRGVSENGFSQVKFPEGFDGENARIVVKGAYALLSKLKNAEEEE from the coding sequence ATGAGAAATATATTAGTCGCTTTATTAATACTGGCAGGGCTCTCATCCTGCAATCAAAAAGAGGGAAAACCCGAAACCGGTGGTTCGGCGCCACAGGAAAAAGAGCAGGAAAGCAATACCGTTGCGCTTACCCGGCCGCAGTATGAAACCGCCGGGATAGAGATCGGGATGATTACTACCCGCAATTTGAGCGATGTGGTGCTCGCCAATGGAAGCATTGATATCCCGCCTCAAAACCTGGTCAGTATCTCGGCGCCGATGGGTGGTTTTGTCAGGAAAACCGAGCTGCTGCAAGGAATGAAGGTCAAAAGAGGACAAATTCTGGCAACCATTGAAAATCCCGATTTCATCCAAATACAGCAGGATTACCTGGAAACGGAAAGCAAGCTGGAATACGCGCAACAGGATTTTGTACGCCAAAATGAGCTGAGTAAGGGGAATGTCAATGCCCAGAAAGTTTTGCAACAGGCTTCATCGGAAGTTAAAATTCAGAAGGCCCGTTTGGCTGGTCTGAGAGAAAGGCTTAAAACCGCAGGCATTGACCTGAATGCAGTGGAAAATGGTACGATCGTCAATAGCGCGGCCATTGTTGCTCCAATCAGTGGCTCTGTGACTACGGTCAATGTGAACCTGGGCAAATACGTCAATCCGACCGATGTTATGTTCGAGATTGTGGATACCGACCACCTGCATGTAGAGCTTTCGGTTTTTGAGCAGGATATTCCCAAAATCAGGTTGGGGCAGCTAGTGCGTTTTACCGTGAGCAATAATCCCGGCAAGGAACAGCTGGCCGAGGTTTATTTGATCAACCAGAAGATCAATGAAGATCGCACTGTCCGGGTACATTGCCACCTTACCAAGGACGACCCGGGCCTGCTGCCGCAGAATTTTGTAAAAGCAATCATCGAAACTGGTGCAAATCCCGTTCCGGCATTGCCCGACCAGGCCATTGTTGATTTTGAAGAAAAGTCCTACATTTTCGTGCAACAGAGCGGTGCCGAAAAAAATGAGCAAGCCGGGCTGCTGTTTAGTATGCTGGAAGTCAGCCGCGGTGTTTCAGAAAACGGGTTTTCGCAGGTGAAATTTCCAGAAGGATTTGATGGTGAAAATGCCAGAATAGTGGTGAAAGGAGCTTATGCGCTGCTATCTAAATTGAAGAATGCCGAAGAGGAGGAGTGA
- a CDS encoding acyltransferase family protein, with protein sequence MRDQSINKTSGYFPQLDGLRALAISLVIAFHWLPENLPVQSLSTGPFGVTLFFVLSGFLITGILLKARSSLATQGFAHVYRSFMIRRMLRIFPVYYFVLLIVWVAQFLYFLPPIETEFYEHPLYYLAYCSNFLIDKFNNWSDVLSIYWTLAVEEQFYIFWPILILKIATRHLKKVIIACIAMGILSRFVLEILGHGGGVLMPTCLDSFGLGALWSVVLLQEDKTEKFVRQIHWLTLISAALFILFCFYLQDSIFKVLLFRTSMSFLSLYLVVTASFKNGFQSVAGKVFGNKYIGLLGKISYGIYVYHMLVPDFLMPTLINFSRRVLHLKIALSPTWFAVASLSLLLATATSSWLLLEVPFRRLKNRFQVQPGDSNGYIGYREEIAMKIGKYIRV encoded by the coding sequence ATGCGCGATCAATCAATAAATAAGACCTCAGGATATTTCCCGCAGCTCGACGGACTGCGCGCGCTTGCGATCAGTCTGGTCATCGCATTTCATTGGCTTCCCGAGAACCTTCCTGTTCAAAGCCTGTCAACCGGCCCATTCGGGGTCACCTTGTTCTTTGTTTTGAGCGGCTTTTTGATTACCGGGATTTTATTAAAAGCAAGGAGCTCTCTGGCCACCCAGGGATTTGCACATGTTTACAGATCCTTTATGATCAGGCGCATGCTAAGAATTTTTCCGGTATACTATTTTGTACTTTTAATAGTTTGGGTTGCCCAGTTCCTGTATTTTCTACCTCCCATTGAAACCGAATTTTACGAGCATCCGCTCTATTACCTGGCCTATTGTTCCAATTTCCTGATCGACAAATTCAACAACTGGTCCGATGTGCTGTCGATCTACTGGACGCTGGCTGTGGAAGAGCAATTCTATATTTTCTGGCCCATTCTCATTCTGAAAATAGCCACCAGGCATTTGAAAAAAGTGATCATCGCCTGCATTGCGATGGGTATTTTGTCCAGGTTTGTCCTGGAAATACTCGGTCACGGCGGCGGTGTACTGATGCCTACCTGCCTGGACTCTTTCGGCCTGGGTGCCTTATGGAGTGTCGTGTTGCTTCAAGAGGACAAGACCGAAAAATTTGTCAGACAAATTCATTGGCTAACCCTGATCAGTGCCGCGCTGTTTATCCTGTTCTGCTTTTATTTGCAAGATTCGATTTTCAAAGTGTTATTATTCAGGACTTCGATGTCGTTCTTGTCACTATATCTGGTGGTCACAGCCAGTTTCAAAAACGGCTTTCAATCCGTTGCCGGGAAAGTGTTTGGAAACAAATACATTGGGCTGCTGGGAAAGATCAGCTACGGGATATATGTATACCATATGCTGGTGCCGGATTTTCTGATGCCAACGTTAATCAATTTTTCCAGACGCGTACTTCATTTGAAAATAGCGCTGTCCCCTACCTGGTTTGCAGTGGCCAGTTTGTCCTTGTTACTGGCCACTGCAACATCGTCCTGGTTGCTGCTTGAAGTTCCTTTCCGGAGATTGAAAAACAGGTTTCAGGTCCAGCCGGGCGACTCCAACGGCTATATCGGGTATCGCGAAGAGATTGCTATGAAAATTGGAAAGTATATCAGAGTTTGA
- a CDS encoding outer membrane protein assembly factor BamB family protein has protein sequence MKKTLITLISFIALVAYQNTKDEDRTWSVYKADSHSTSYSPLDQINTSNVAQLRPAWTLTLKDMKDGSRPGNSECNPIIVDGVMYTTSAKHWVYAVNAATGEQIWSFDPFDGAEGGGVSRGLTYWEEGNGSDAKNKRILVTGGDNLFALDIKTGKPIQDFGKNGKVSMNVGLRDDPETISVIPTSPGIIFKDLLIMGTEVSELYGAQPGYIRAYHCMTGQLVWTFHTIPLPGEPGYETWPKDAYKYAGGANDWGGMSVDSKRGMVFLATGSPTYDYYGADRKGKNLYGNSVVALDAATGKYIWHFQTVHHDLWDYDLPAPPNLITVERNGKPLDAVAQVSKHGFIFVFNRETGEPLFPIEERKVPASNIPGEEAWPTQPFPLKPKPFARQYMSEADLTHYTDAGHDSLVKKYRSMRYEGLFTPPDLKGTLMLPGSRGGAEWGGAAFDPKSSVLYVKSNESPEIESMKKVDLEEESKNMSVFQQGKSIYMTYCVACHGKDKNGDEPTYPSLIGLRNRMTREAALDKIKKGAGKMPAFASVVKGKEKAIIAFLYEREQQSTNAVTKFETGKTKAGADKYLNLTAYGHFRDPDGNPALTPPWGTLSAVNLTTGEYDWQIPLGNDDKRQIKDGPETGQEGSAGPIVTAGGLIFISGTNDKKLRAFDKKTGKLLWKTDLPGVANATACTYMSAGKQYVALSVGGTKENPSGFIMAFKIP, from the coding sequence ATGAAAAAGACCCTGATCACCCTCATTTCATTTATTGCGCTGGTCGCCTATCAAAACACCAAGGATGAAGATCGTACATGGAGCGTTTACAAAGCAGACTCTCATAGTACGAGCTACTCGCCACTCGACCAGATCAATACCTCCAATGTGGCACAGCTGCGGCCAGCCTGGACTCTTACATTGAAAGATATGAAAGATGGTTCGCGGCCTGGCAACAGCGAGTGTAACCCCATTATCGTCGACGGGGTAATGTATACAACCTCGGCCAAGCATTGGGTATATGCGGTGAATGCTGCTACCGGCGAGCAGATCTGGTCATTTGATCCGTTCGATGGCGCGGAAGGGGGTGGGGTAAGTCGCGGACTGACTTATTGGGAAGAAGGCAATGGTAGTGATGCCAAAAACAAAAGGATCCTGGTAACGGGCGGGGATAACTTGTTTGCATTGGATATCAAAACAGGAAAACCGATCCAGGATTTTGGTAAAAATGGTAAAGTGAGCATGAATGTGGGGCTTAGGGACGATCCTGAAACCATTTCCGTTATCCCGACCTCTCCCGGGATTATTTTCAAAGATTTATTGATCATGGGCACAGAAGTGTCCGAGTTATATGGCGCGCAGCCCGGCTACATTCGAGCCTACCATTGCATGACCGGCCAGCTTGTATGGACATTCCATACGATTCCGCTGCCAGGGGAACCAGGTTATGAAACCTGGCCGAAGGATGCCTACAAATACGCAGGCGGCGCCAATGACTGGGGAGGCATGAGCGTGGATAGCAAGCGGGGAATGGTATTTCTGGCAACCGGATCCCCTACCTACGACTATTATGGAGCTGATCGGAAAGGGAAAAACCTATATGGAAACAGCGTGGTCGCATTAGATGCGGCCACAGGCAAATACATCTGGCATTTTCAGACGGTGCACCACGACCTTTGGGATTATGACCTGCCTGCTCCTCCGAACCTGATCACGGTAGAAAGAAACGGAAAACCATTGGATGCTGTCGCACAGGTTTCCAAGCACGGATTTATTTTTGTATTTAACCGCGAAACCGGTGAGCCGCTTTTTCCGATTGAAGAACGTAAGGTACCTGCTTCCAACATTCCCGGTGAAGAGGCATGGCCCACCCAGCCATTCCCATTGAAACCCAAACCCTTCGCCAGACAGTACATGTCCGAGGCTGATTTGACGCATTATACCGACGCAGGTCATGACTCACTAGTCAAAAAATACCGGTCCATGCGTTATGAAGGTCTTTTTACGCCTCCTGATCTGAAAGGCACATTAATGCTGCCCGGCTCGCGCGGCGGAGCTGAATGGGGAGGTGCAGCCTTTGATCCCAAAAGCAGTGTGTTATATGTTAAATCCAATGAATCACCCGAGATCGAATCCATGAAGAAAGTGGATCTGGAAGAGGAGTCGAAGAACATGTCTGTTTTCCAGCAAGGTAAATCCATATACATGACTTATTGTGTGGCTTGCCATGGCAAGGATAAAAATGGTGATGAGCCCACTTATCCTTCGCTGATCGGTTTGCGAAATCGGATGACCCGGGAGGCTGCATTGGATAAGATCAAAAAAGGGGCTGGAAAAATGCCTGCGTTTGCCAGCGTCGTGAAAGGCAAAGAGAAAGCGATCATTGCATTTTTGTACGAGCGAGAGCAGCAAAGTACCAATGCTGTTACCAAATTTGAAACCGGTAAAACCAAAGCAGGTGCCGACAAATACCTGAACCTGACTGCTTACGGACATTTCCGCGACCCGGACGGTAACCCAGCGCTCACGCCACCCTGGGGAACATTAAGCGCTGTGAACCTGACGACGGGAGAATACGACTGGCAGATCCCGCTGGGAAATGATGATAAAAGACAGATCAAAGACGGCCCCGAAACTGGTCAGGAAGGTTCAGCCGGACCGATCGTCACAGCGGGCGGCCTGATATTCATCAGTGGCACCAATGACAAAAAGCTTCGCGCATTTGATAAAAAAACCGGTAAACTACTCTGGAAAACTGACCTGCCGGGCGTGGCCAACGCTACGGCCTGTACCTACATGAGCGCGGGCAAGCAGTACGTTGCCCTCTCTGTGGGTGGAACCAAAGAAAACCCATCGGGATTCATTATGGCATTTAAAATACCCTGA